The genomic DNA CTCGAAGTCCGGCCTCGGGCTGATGTTCCAGTACGGCCCGTGGTCCTACCCGACCACCGGAGAGAACCCCGATATCGAGGCGCACACCGACGCCTTCGATGTCGAAGCCTTCGCCGACCTGGTGGAGAGCGTCGGCGCAGGCCATGTCATCTGGTCGGTGTCGTGGTGGACATATCAGCTGCAGGCGCCGATCTCGTCGGTGGACGGCGTCGTCGGAAACGGCGACCGCACGGCATCCCGCGATCTGATCGGGGAACTGGCGACCGAACTGCAGTCGCGGGGCATCATGTTCATGCTCTACTACCACGTCGGGCAGGACGAGCACCTCGGCTACAACTCGACGGACTTCTGGCAGGCCCAGCAGTTCCCGAATTCGTTCACCCCGACCGGCGCCGGTGACCGTTCGACGATGATCCAGAACTGGAAGACGATCGTCGGCGAGATCGGCGAACGTTATGGCGACAAGCTCGACGGTTGGTTCTTCGACGACGGCCTCATCTACTACCCGGCCGATTTCGAAGAGCTGGGCAACGCTGCTCGCACCGGAAACCCGGAGCGACTCGTGTCATGGAACTCGTGGATCGCTCCGAGCTACACCCCCTTCCAAGACGTCGTGTTCGGGGAGGAGGGCTGCGTGCAGGCCACTCCGACCGGTGCAGCCGCGCCCGGCGGAGACGGTGTCATGACCTCGGGCAAGCATGCCGGCTCCCTGGAGCACTGCATGGAGCGCATGGAGCAGGACTGGGGCGTGCACAGCGCCGATACCACGATCACACCCCAGCACAGCGTCGCATCCCTGGAGTGCGCGGTCGCCGCACGCGTCGACCGCAACGCGCCGGTGAGCCTGAACCTGATGATGCACTTCCCCGGCACGCCGGCGGACTCATCGATGCAGGTGCTCGAGGACCTCGCCGCCTCGCTCGGCGAGCCCGGTTCGAAGATCAACAACGACGACCCCGGGATCGTTTACAGCGAAGGACAATGGGGGTACTCGGGCAACCGCAATGCCGATGACCACTGCCGTGATGTGAGCTACACCCAGACCGATGGCGCGTTCTTCGATTACGCCTTCGACGGCACCGGCATCGACGTCTTCGGCCCGACCGGGGAGACCATCAAGGCGGACGTGTACATCGACGGCGAACTGGTTGATTCCATCGACCGGACGGACGGCGGATACACCTCTCAGGTGCTGCTCTCGTCGGTCACCGGGCTCCTGGCAGGCGAACATACACTCCGAGTCGTGCGGACCGGCGGGTCCTACCTGCAGATCGATGCGCTCAGCATCCGGAACGAGCCGCTTCCGGCGGAGGCGACGATCGCCGTCTCGAAGCCGTCGGTGCAGGCCGGCGCCGAGGTCGTCGTCACCGGCACGGGGTTCACCCCGGGTGAGACCGTCGCACTCGAGCTCCGGTCGACCCCGATTTCGCTCGGGAGTGCGGTGGCGGATGCAGACGGGAAGATCAACGTCGCTGTTCGCGTCCCCGCGACGGCGCCCGTCGGAGCCCACATGCTGTACGCGCTCCGCACGCAGCCCGCAGGTGAGGTGGGGGTCGCACTCGAGGTGACGGCCGCCGCGGATGGCGGGGGGAACGGCGGAACCGACCCCGGTGGTGCCGACCCCGGAACCCCGGCCACACCCGGTAGCGGCCTCGCCGCCACCGGGGCCGATGCGCCGATCATCGCGGTGCTCGCCGCGCTGGTGCTCGCCGCGGCCGGGGGAGTACTGCTCGTCCGCCGTCGCGTGACAGGTCGCTCCCCGCGCTGAGCGCCCAGGATCGGCGGTTGTGTGCGCTGCCCCGAAGGCACCGTTTCGCAGCCGCCGATCCGTCGTCTCGTTTCGCCGTTCCGACTGCTCCCGAGGGCCGGAATCGGACCATCAAGCCGGAGCGGTGGACGCCCGCTGCTCGAAAGCCATGGGCAGCAGGATCTCTCGGCCGGGGGCTTGCCCGTCGCCGTTGATGCGCTCGAGAAGGAGGCCCGTGGCGATCGACGCCATCTTCTTCACGGGCTGCACCACCCCGGTGAAGAAAGGATCGAGCACGAAGTCCTCTCCGGGGTCGTCGAACGTGACGATCGACAGGTCCTCCGGGATCCGCAGCCCTTCGCGGATCGCTGCGCGCGCCGCTCCGAGCGCGATGAAATTGTTCGCCGTGACGAAGGCCGTCGGCTGTCGGTCCGTGCGCAGGACAGTCTCGGCCATCACTCCGCCGCTCTCGGCGGAGTACTCCCCGAACAGCACCTGTTCGCCCAGCCCCGCAGCGGCCATCGCCGATGCGTAGCCGGCGGCGCGCTCCCGGGCAGTGACGATCTTCGCGGAACCCGACAGCATCGCGATGCGTTCGTGTCCCAGCGAGATGAGGTGCTCGGTGAGCCCGTGCGCGGCAATGACGCTGTCGCAGCGGACCGTGTCGACGTCGACCTCCGGCATCGGATAGTCGAGCACGACCACGGGTATCCGTTGCTCGAGGAGGAACTGCACGGCATCGGGCGTGTTGAGTACGGGGGAGAGGATGACGCCGTCGACCCTGCGCTCGACAAGGCTGCGCAGCTGAGCCATCTCCTCGTCCGGGGAGGCATCGGTGTGCACGAAGATCACCGTGTAGTCGTGCTGGCGGGCCGCGGTGCTCACGCCCAGAATCTGTTTGATCGCGAACGGGTTGCGGATATCGCTGACGACGAGGGCGAGCACACGGGTGTGTCGGCTGCGCAGGCCGATACCGAGGCGATTCGGGATGTAGTGGAGCTCGTCGATCGCTTGCTGCACCCGCGCCCTGGTATCCGGGGCCACGGATTCCGGATCGTTGAGAACTCGCGACACGGTCATCGCCGCGACAGAGGCGTGCCTGGCGACATCACGGATCGTCGTCATCGGCCAGTGCCGGCCAGGATCGTCGCCGTGTCGCTGACGGTGATCTGGGGCGGATACAGCCCCATCACCTGGATCGCGGCGGCGTGATTCTCGGCTGTCGAGCCGGCGCAGGCGTCGGCGGCGATACTGATGTGCGCCCCGGCATCCGCGGCCGCCAGCGCGGTCGAGACCACGCAGCAATCGGTGGAGACGCCGGCGAGCACCACGTGGGCCCCGCGCCCGACGATCGCCTCGAGTTCGGAGCCCCACTTGCCGAAGGTCGGCAGGTCGAGGGTCGGCCGGATGCTGAGATCCCGCGCCTCGGCGACGAGTTCGTACAGCGGATCGCTCGGTGGCTGATCGGCGAACGGCCAGGCCGCGAAGTACGCGCCCCACGAGGTGGAGCGGTCGGCGGTCGGCATCCACCGCGTGACGATGACGCGGTCGCCGAAGGCGGCCGCCAGGGCGCGGATACGCGGCATCGCGTCGGCGAAGAAAGGCGAGCCCCACGCCGAATCCGCCGAGGCGAAGATCACCTGCGGGTCGATGACGACCAGCCAGGGGCCCGTCGGCGCGCCCGCGGCATCCGTCACGCCTGCTCCTGGCGTCGGATCTTCCCCGCCCTCGCGAACCAGGTCACCAGGAAGGACAGCACCAGGGCGATGAAGACGCCGAGGTTCGCGTAGGCCCACTCGCCCTCCCTGCCGCCGACGAGGCCCAGCAGGTAACCCTGCCAGTTGTTCCACGGCGCAGCATCCGCGAAGAGATTCACCACGAGCCCCCAGCCGATGACGGAGGCGACGATCATCGTGACGATCGAGACGGCGTCCCAGGCGCCATAGCGGCCGTTCGCGTCGAACAGCGCGTCGTCGTCGTAGTCCTTCTTGCGCCGCAGGATGTCGGCGATGAGGATGCCGGCCCACGATGCCAGCGGAACTCCGAGCGTGATCAGGAAGCTCTGGAACGGGCCGAGGAAGTCGGTCGCGAAGAACACCACGTAGATGGTGCCGATCGTGAGGATCACGCCGTCGATCGCCGCGGCCGAGGGGCGCGGGATGCGGATGCCGAGGCTCAGCAGGGTGAGACCGGAGGAGTAGATGCCGAGCACCGCACCGGAGACGAGGGCGAGGACGGCGGTGAGCAGGAACGGCACCAGCACCCAGATCGGGAGGATGCTCGCCAGGGCGCCGATCGGATCGCCGGCGATCGCGGCGCTCAGGTCGTCATCGGAGCCGGCCAGCAGCAGGCCGAAGACGACCAGGATCACCGGGGCGATGGATCCGCCGATCGTGTTCCAGGCGACGATCGCGCCGTCTGATGCCGTGCGCTTCTGATAGCGGGACCAGTCTGCGGCGATGTTGATCCAGCCGAGGCCGAATCCGGTCATCACCATGACGAGCGCGCCGATGACCTGGCCGATACCGCCGTCGGGCTTGGCGAGGACGACGGCAAGGTCGATGGCGGGGATCGCGAGGATGACGTAGAGGATCGTCACGACGCCGGTGACCCAGGTGAGCACCGACTGCAGCTTCATGATCGTGTGATAGCCGAGCACGGATGCCGTGACGATGAGCGCCGCGACGATCACCGTGGCGGTGATCTTCAGCGCGATGCTGTCTCCATCGCCGCCGAGCTGCGTGATCACGGTCGCCGTGGCGAGCACCGCCATGATCGCCAGGAACGTCTCCCAGCCGATCGATGTCAGCCAGGACACGATGCCAGGCACCTTCTGGCCGTGCACGCCGAAGGCAGCACGGGAGAGCACCATCGTCGGTGCGGAGCCGCGCTTGCCGGCGATCGCGATGAGCCCGCAGAGCAGGAAAGACACCACGATGCCGATCACGGAGACCAGGGTCGCCTGCCAGAAGGAGATGCCGAACCCGAGCACGAACGATCCGTACGACATGCCGAACACCGAGACGTTCGCCGCGAACCACGGCCAGAACAGGTCTCGCGGCTTCGCAGTCCGTTCGGATTCGGGGATGATCTCGATCCCGGCGCGCTCGATCAGCTCGGGGCGTGTGACGGGAGAGGCGCTGTTCTCGCTCATGCCCTCATCCTGGCACCGCGGCGGGTGTTCCGGGGGAAAGGTGCGTTTCGTCTCGCTTCGCTCGCTCAACAGAACGAGGTGGTTGTTGAGCGAGGGAGCGCCAGCGACCGAGA from Microbacterium sp. LWO13-1.2 includes the following:
- a CDS encoding LPXTG cell wall anchor domain-containing protein; its protein translation is MNTTTRVGRGRRLTALAAATAVVAALLGAGATNAATAATEAVSLPSSGAVEAPTVLMAASGEKSPGLTVRWETAQPKHFWVDGFTDSSRTVTWSVSTEVETSFRVDLLAAAQSGDDFVIDVAGGAGTRVTAPEAGWLRLDAGTITVPAGESTITAYRDGGSGDASIKSIELVSADAWAGFQERVADFKAAAIPTRTEFSKSGLGLMFQYGPWSYPTTGENPDIEAHTDAFDVEAFADLVESVGAGHVIWSVSWWTYQLQAPISSVDGVVGNGDRTASRDLIGELATELQSRGIMFMLYYHVGQDEHLGYNSTDFWQAQQFPNSFTPTGAGDRSTMIQNWKTIVGEIGERYGDKLDGWFFDDGLIYYPADFEELGNAARTGNPERLVSWNSWIAPSYTPFQDVVFGEEGCVQATPTGAAAPGGDGVMTSGKHAGSLEHCMERMEQDWGVHSADTTITPQHSVASLECAVAARVDRNAPVSLNLMMHFPGTPADSSMQVLEDLAASLGEPGSKINNDDPGIVYSEGQWGYSGNRNADDHCRDVSYTQTDGAFFDYAFDGTGIDVFGPTGETIKADVYIDGELVDSIDRTDGGYTSQVLLSSVTGLLAGEHTLRVVRTGGSYLQIDALSIRNEPLPAEATIAVSKPSVQAGAEVVVTGTGFTPGETVALELRSTPISLGSAVADADGKINVAVRVPATAPVGAHMLYALRTQPAGEVGVALEVTAAADGGGNGGTDPGGADPGTPATPGSGLAATGADAPIIAVLAALVLAAAGGVLLVRRRVTGRSPR
- a CDS encoding LacI family DNA-binding transcriptional regulator, with product MTTIRDVARHASVAAMTVSRVLNDPESVAPDTRARVQQAIDELHYIPNRLGIGLRSRHTRVLALVVSDIRNPFAIKQILGVSTAARQHDYTVIFVHTDASPDEEMAQLRSLVERRVDGVILSPVLNTPDAVQFLLEQRIPVVVLDYPMPEVDVDTVRCDSVIAAHGLTEHLISLGHERIAMLSGSAKIVTARERAAGYASAMAAAGLGEQVLFGEYSAESGGVMAETVLRTDRQPTAFVTANNFIALGAARAAIREGLRIPEDLSIVTFDDPGEDFVLDPFFTGVVQPVKKMASIATGLLLERINGDGQAPGREILLPMAFEQRASTAPA
- a CDS encoding isochorismatase family protein, with product MTDAAGAPTGPWLVVIDPQVIFASADSAWGSPFFADAMPRIRALAAAFGDRVIVTRWMPTADRSTSWGAYFAAWPFADQPPSDPLYELVAEARDLSIRPTLDLPTFGKWGSELEAIVGRGAHVVLAGVSTDCCVVSTALAAADAGAHISIAADACAGSTAENHAAAIQVMGLYPPQITVSDTATILAGTGR
- a CDS encoding cytosine permease — encoded protein: MSENSASPVTRPELIERAGIEIIPESERTAKPRDLFWPWFAANVSVFGMSYGSFVLGFGISFWQATLVSVIGIVVSFLLCGLIAIAGKRGSAPTMVLSRAAFGVHGQKVPGIVSWLTSIGWETFLAIMAVLATATVITQLGGDGDSIALKITATVIVAALIVTASVLGYHTIMKLQSVLTWVTGVVTILYVILAIPAIDLAVVLAKPDGGIGQVIGALVMVMTGFGLGWINIAADWSRYQKRTASDGAIVAWNTIGGSIAPVILVVFGLLLAGSDDDLSAAIAGDPIGALASILPIWVLVPFLLTAVLALVSGAVLGIYSSGLTLLSLGIRIPRPSAAAIDGVILTIGTIYVVFFATDFLGPFQSFLITLGVPLASWAGILIADILRRKKDYDDDALFDANGRYGAWDAVSIVTMIVASVIGWGLVVNLFADAAPWNNWQGYLLGLVGGREGEWAYANLGVFIALVLSFLVTWFARAGKIRRQEQA